One part of the Amyelois transitella isolate CPQ chromosome 10, ilAmyTran1.1, whole genome shotgun sequence genome encodes these proteins:
- the LOC106136772 gene encoding phosphopantothenate--cysteine ligase, whose amino-acid sequence MASGSWEEFFAIHLPPTDFEDNRSLLKEFCERHDQYGNKIVLVTSGGTTVPLEHNTVRFVDNFSAGTRGSASAEYFLEQGYAVIFMHRQKSLEPFTRHFSGQKLMDMLDIQERGPNTTITVKPDSVDVLAPILLRYKAAHAAGAILYVAFTTVSDYLWLLRAACECLAHCGSRAMLYLAAAVSDFYIPKDKVPTHKMQSDSGAPVIQLHLVPKMLAPLVNLWVPAAYVISFKLETDENLLIPKARAALEKYKHKMVVANMLQSRHHRVILVTPEASHEILLTREEVHAGVDIESAIVCEIGRLHAEHMSQAGEPVWAPRSPR is encoded by the exons ATGGCAAGTGGTTCCTGGGAAGAGTTCTTCGCTATCCATCTGCCTCCAACCGACTTCGAGGACAACCGCTCCCTCCTCAAGGAGTTCTGTGAGCGACACGACCAATATGGGAACAAGATTGTTCTCGTCACG TCTGGGGGCACCACGGTCCCCCTGGAACACAACACGGTGCGCTTCGTGGACAACTTCAGCGCCGGCACCCGGGGCTCCGCCTCCGCCGAGTACTTCCTCGAGCAGGGATACGCAGTCATCTTCATGCACCGCCAGAAGTCTCTGGAGCCATTCACGAGACACTTCAGCGGACAGAAGCTGATGGATATGCTGGATATACAGGAGAGGGGGCCGAATACTACCATCACAG TAAAACCTGACAGCGTAGACGTGCTCGCGCCCATCCTGCTGCGGTACAAGGCTGCGCACGCGGCGGGCGCGATCCTGTACGTGGCGTTCACCACGGTGTCCGATTACCTGTGGCTGCTGAGGGCCGCCTGCGAGTGCCTGGCGCATTGTGGCTCCAGGGCAATGCTGTACCTGGCCGCCGCTGTGTCAGACTTCTACATACCTAAGGACAAAGTG ccCACGCACAAGATGCAATCTGACAGCGGAGCCCCAGTGATCCAACTCCACTTGGTGCCAAAGATGTTGGCTCCTCTGGTGAACCTGTGGGTACCTGCCGCCTACGTCATCTCCTTCAAGCTAGAGACTGATGAGAACCTCCTCATACCGAAGGCGAGGGCGGCACTCGAGAAGTATAAGCATAAG ATGGTGGTAGCGAATATGCTGCAAAGCCGCCACCACCGGGTCATCCTGGTCACTCCCGAGGCCAGTCACGAGATTCTGCTGACGAGGGAGGAAGTTCACGCTG GCGTGGACATAGAATCGGCGATAGTGTGCGAGATCGGCCGCCTGCACGCGGAGCACATGTCGCAGGCGGGCGAGCCGGTGTGGGCGCCGCGCTCGCCGCGCTGA
- the LOC132902214 gene encoding uncharacterized protein LOC132902214: MEEETEVNTYIDTTDSQPTIISKSQELARDHKELENFSSDHACTSQCNCQITIKEHKETQTREAGITFTLRNDEGNSTQEIFYTTRNLPEINFHNRTINDPRNEDFARIVAFELERLPENMRTIAYSTIFNTIQSLKTEMAAEDLHPITSDNVNKHGDLSETQNKKNLKQRVLKNLKKMYGNLPP; encoded by the exons ATGGAAGAGGAAACAGAAGTGAATACTTATATCGATACTACAGATAGCCAACCAACAATTATTTCAAAGTCTCAAGAACTGGCAC GTGACCATAAAGAACTTGAGAACTTCTCATCGGATCACGCATGTACATCCCAGTGCAACTGTCAAATAACTATAAAag AACACAAAGAAACTCAAACTCGTGAAGCTGGaattacatttacattaaGGAACGATGAAGGTAATAGTACACAAGAGATATTTTATACTACTCGAAATTTACCAGAAATTAATTTCCATAACCGAACTATAAATGATCCTCGCAATGAAGATTTTGCAAGAATTGTGGCGTTTGAATTAGAACGCTTGCCTGAAAACATGCGAACTATAGCTTATTCAACAATATTTAACACAATTCAATCGTTAAAAACTGAAATGGCAGCTGAGGATTTGCATCCCATTACTAGTGATAACGTTAATAAGCATGGTGATTTGAGtgaaacacaaaataaaaagaatttaaagcAAAGAGtccttaaaaacttaaaaaagatGTACGGTAATTTACCGCCTTAA